The following coding sequences are from one Arthrobacter crystallopoietes window:
- a CDS encoding SMP-30/gluconolactonase/LRE family protein — protein MRNSPAPIPSRRPRLGKTAAGLLGIAALIASAGPVSAHPRHHDGPDNPPDSIELPDASSAEGITAGRGSSFYAGDLFEGDIYRGSLRSGTAKEIIDAPDGRKAVGMDFSKRHDLLAVAGGDTGQAYFYDTDTGETVAKYQLAKAGTSFINDVTLTRRGAWFTNSLQGELYFVPIDRHDGDLGKARTLDLKGPASETPGDFNLNGIAVADDGRTLVVAHSAKASLFTVNTRSGESRLIRSLDLPHVDGIVVEGRNVWAVQNMINQVSRIRVSDDLRRGEVREVITDKLFQIPTTAALIGDDLAVVNAKFDTGLPPTADTYEVIIVDAFGED, from the coding sequence ATGCGCAACAGCCCAGCCCCAATTCCCTCCCGGCGCCCGCGGCTCGGCAAGACCGCCGCAGGGCTTCTCGGCATAGCCGCCCTGATCGCCTCAGCCGGCCCCGTCTCGGCCCACCCCCGCCATCATGACGGTCCGGACAATCCGCCGGACAGCATCGAACTTCCCGACGCCTCCTCGGCCGAGGGAATCACCGCCGGCAGGGGGAGCTCCTTCTACGCGGGTGACCTCTTCGAGGGTGACATCTACCGCGGCAGCTTGCGCAGCGGAACGGCCAAGGAAATCATTGACGCTCCGGACGGCCGAAAGGCAGTCGGTATGGACTTCAGCAAACGGCATGATCTGCTCGCCGTTGCCGGCGGGGATACCGGGCAGGCCTACTTCTACGACACGGACACGGGCGAAACCGTGGCCAAGTACCAGCTGGCCAAAGCGGGGACATCGTTCATCAATGACGTCACCCTGACCAGACGCGGTGCTTGGTTCACCAACTCACTCCAGGGCGAGTTGTACTTCGTCCCCATTGACCGCCACGACGGCGACCTTGGGAAGGCGAGAACATTGGATTTGAAGGGGCCGGCCAGCGAGACACCCGGAGACTTCAACCTCAACGGCATTGCCGTAGCCGACGACGGCCGCACCCTGGTAGTCGCGCACTCGGCCAAGGCATCGCTCTTCACGGTGAACACCCGGAGCGGGGAAAGCAGGCTCATCCGCAGTCTGGACCTGCCCCACGTGGACGGCATCGTGGTCGAAGGCCGAAATGTATGGGCCGTTCAGAACATGATCAACCAGGTGAGCCGGATCAGAGTCTCCGATGACCTGCGCCGCGGCGAAGTAAGGGAAGTCATCACCGACAAACTCTTCCAGATACCGACGACGGCGGCACTCATCGGGGATGATCTGGCCGTGGTCAACGCCAAGTTCGACACCGGCCTCCCGCCGACGGCCGACACTTACGAGGTGATCATCGTCGATGCCTTCGGCGAAGACTGA
- a CDS encoding cation:dicarboxylate symporter family transporter gives MSSPAEHPSQEPPAAGGGPTKKKDRTHLLYVSVIVAVVLGIIIGFIAPDFAQQLKPLGTAFIGLIKMMIAPVIFCTIVLGVGSIAKAATVGKVGGLALGYFIIMSTFALAIGLVVGNIIQPGAGLDLGATDFEAEAGEEEAAGTVGFLLSIIPTTLFSALTAGSILQTLFIALLVGFALQKMGPSGVPVLRGIGYLQTLVFRILVMIMWLAPIGAFGAIAAVVGETGLDAIISLGTLMIAFYITCALFIVVILGGLLKLVTGINIFKLMRYLAREYLLIVSTSSSEVALPRLIAKMEHLGVAKPVVGVTVPTGYSFNLDGTAIYLTMAALFVAEALGKPLQLGEQISLLVFMIIASKGAAGVTGAGLATLAGGLQSHRPDLVEGVGLIVGIDRFMSEARALTNFTGNAVATVLIGKWTQEMDPEQVDRVLAGADPFDETTMDEDHGYTGTEPVGTPGHPYKQHAH, from the coding sequence ATGTCTTCCCCGGCTGAACATCCGTCGCAAGAACCGCCAGCGGCAGGCGGCGGACCCACTAAAAAGAAGGACCGTACCCATCTGCTCTACGTGTCCGTCATCGTGGCCGTGGTGCTCGGCATCATCATCGGCTTCATAGCGCCAGACTTCGCTCAGCAGCTCAAACCCCTGGGCACCGCCTTCATCGGGCTGATCAAGATGATGATCGCCCCGGTAATCTTCTGCACGATTGTGCTCGGCGTCGGGTCGATCGCCAAGGCGGCCACGGTGGGCAAAGTGGGCGGCCTGGCGCTCGGCTATTTCATCATCATGTCCACCTTCGCGCTGGCTATCGGCCTGGTCGTGGGCAACATCATCCAGCCGGGTGCGGGCCTGGACCTCGGCGCCACCGACTTTGAAGCCGAAGCTGGCGAGGAAGAAGCAGCCGGGACAGTCGGGTTCCTGTTGAGCATCATTCCGACCACGCTGTTCTCCGCGTTGACAGCCGGCAGCATTCTGCAAACGCTGTTCATCGCGCTGCTGGTGGGCTTCGCGCTGCAGAAAATGGGACCCAGCGGTGTACCGGTCCTGAGGGGTATTGGCTACCTGCAGACCCTGGTGTTCCGTATCCTCGTGATGATCATGTGGCTCGCTCCGATCGGCGCCTTCGGCGCCATCGCCGCCGTCGTCGGTGAAACAGGACTGGACGCGATTATCAGCCTGGGCACCCTGATGATCGCCTTCTACATCACCTGCGCCCTCTTCATCGTCGTTATTCTCGGCGGCCTGCTGAAGCTGGTGACGGGCATAAACATCTTCAAGCTCATGCGCTACCTGGCGCGGGAGTACTTGCTGATCGTGTCCACCTCGTCCTCCGAGGTTGCCCTGCCGCGGTTGATCGCGAAGATGGAACACCTGGGCGTTGCCAAGCCGGTGGTCGGTGTCACCGTACCTACCGGCTACTCCTTCAACCTGGACGGGACGGCGATCTACCTGACCATGGCTGCCCTGTTTGTCGCCGAGGCGCTGGGCAAGCCCCTCCAGCTGGGGGAGCAGATCTCGCTACTGGTCTTCATGATCATCGCCTCGAAGGGCGCGGCAGGCGTCACCGGAGCCGGACTCGCAACGTTGGCCGGCGGTCTGCAGTCCCACCGGCCGGATCTGGTGGAGGGCGTTGGCCTGATCGTCGGCATTGACCGGTTCATGTCGGAGGCCCGGGCCTTGACCAACTTCACCGGTAACGCTGTGGCCACGGTCCTGATCGGCAAGTGGACCCAGGAAATGGATCCGGAGCAGGTGGATAGGGTGCTGGCCGGAGCCGATCCCTTTGATGAGACCACCATGGATGAGGATCACGGCTACACCGGGACGGAGCCCGTGGGCACACCTGGACATCCGTACAAGCAGCACGCTCACTGA
- a CDS encoding mannitol-1-phosphate 5-dehydrogenase: MKAVHFGAGNIGRGFVGLLLHEAGYEVVFADVADALIDQLSAASSYDVHQVGENPSVKTVDNFRALNSGKQEADVVAEITTADVVTTAVGPHILKFVAPVIARGLAGRGPELPPLQVMACENAINATDILRQEIVSVWDASAGELSAVAVFANTAVDRIVPNQAEGQGLDVTVETFFEWVIERAPFGTATPEIPGATFVDELGPYIERKLFTVNTGHASAAYFGYAAGIEKISDAMADAAVAEKVRAVLDETKQLLVAKHDFAEAEQEAYVQKILSRFTNPYLPDTVNRVGRAPLRKLSRHERFVGPAAELAERGVVPVALLEAMAAALRFDDAADAEAKELARILADSEPAKAAELITGLTAEHPLFPQVQKLIEARQAAM; encoded by the coding sequence GTGAAGGCAGTGCACTTTGGAGCCGGCAATATCGGCCGCGGCTTCGTGGGGCTGCTGCTCCACGAAGCCGGATATGAAGTGGTGTTCGCCGACGTGGCGGACGCCCTGATCGACCAGCTCTCCGCAGCGTCCTCGTACGACGTCCACCAAGTGGGGGAGAACCCCTCGGTCAAGACCGTGGACAACTTCCGTGCGCTGAACTCCGGCAAACAGGAAGCGGACGTCGTCGCGGAAATAACGACGGCGGACGTGGTCACCACCGCGGTGGGCCCGCACATCCTCAAGTTCGTGGCGCCGGTGATTGCGCGCGGACTGGCCGGACGCGGGCCGGAGCTGCCGCCGCTGCAGGTGATGGCCTGCGAGAACGCAATCAACGCCACCGACATCCTGCGCCAGGAGATTGTGTCTGTCTGGGACGCGTCGGCGGGGGAGCTGTCCGCCGTGGCGGTGTTCGCCAACACTGCGGTGGATCGGATTGTGCCCAACCAGGCGGAGGGCCAGGGCCTGGACGTGACCGTGGAGACGTTCTTCGAGTGGGTCATCGAGCGCGCACCCTTCGGCACGGCCACGCCGGAAATCCCGGGAGCAACGTTCGTGGACGAGCTGGGGCCGTATATCGAGCGGAAGCTGTTCACGGTCAACACCGGCCATGCCTCCGCCGCCTACTTCGGCTACGCCGCGGGAATTGAGAAGATCTCCGACGCTATGGCCGACGCAGCCGTGGCGGAAAAGGTGCGCGCGGTGCTGGACGAGACCAAGCAGCTGCTGGTGGCCAAGCATGATTTCGCCGAGGCGGAGCAAGAAGCCTATGTACAGAAAATCCTCTCCCGCTTCACCAATCCGTACCTTCCGGACACGGTGAACCGGGTGGGCAGGGCCCCGCTGCGCAAGCTAAGCCGGCATGAGCGCTTCGTTGGTCCGGCGGCCGAACTCGCCGAGCGCGGCGTCGTGCCCGTGGCGCTGCTCGAGGCGATGGCCGCTGCCCTGCGTTTCGACGACGCCGCGGACGCGGAAGCCAAGGAGCTGGCACGGATCCTGGCCGACTCTGAACCGGCCAAGGCCGCGGAACTGATCACGGGGCTGACCGCGGAGCACCCGCTTTTCCCGCAGGTGCAGAAATTGATCGAAGCCCGCCAGGCCGCGATGTAG
- a CDS encoding M15 family metallopeptidase — protein MNRRTAITLARSVAAASVVAVLVGCAGPSPESSNQSTTASSAVASSPSPSGAGRDEGTAAPEPGETSVPETEEPQAPAAPEQTSPPEQPEEPEEQADQPGTESHDDPASIDVVVNKARPLEPADYYPADLRSPNVTTGPGGAGAQLRAAAAGAAEEMFAAAAAEGVSMTIVSGFRSYDTQVSTYQHWVNVNGKAGADEVSARPGYSEHQTGLALDIGDSSGACNLSACFADTAAGSWAAQNAHRFGFVVRYQPGQQDVTGYSPEPWHLRFIGKADAADMYNSGAKALETYYGLPAAPDYL, from the coding sequence ATGAACCGCAGGACTGCCATCACACTGGCCCGATCCGTCGCCGCTGCCTCCGTCGTAGCCGTGCTTGTCGGCTGCGCTGGTCCTTCCCCCGAATCTTCCAACCAAAGTACGACGGCGTCATCCGCCGTTGCGTCGTCACCGTCACCTTCGGGAGCGGGGCGCGACGAGGGAACAGCAGCCCCGGAACCGGGAGAAACCAGCGTGCCCGAGACGGAAGAGCCTCAGGCCCCTGCCGCGCCGGAGCAGACCAGCCCACCCGAACAGCCGGAGGAACCGGAGGAGCAAGCCGACCAGCCCGGCACGGAGAGCCACGACGATCCGGCGAGCATCGACGTCGTTGTTAATAAGGCCAGGCCGCTGGAACCGGCAGATTACTATCCGGCCGACCTCCGCTCCCCCAACGTGACAACCGGTCCGGGCGGCGCCGGCGCCCAGTTGCGCGCCGCCGCCGCGGGTGCCGCCGAGGAAATGTTCGCCGCCGCCGCTGCCGAGGGCGTGAGCATGACCATCGTGAGCGGCTTCCGCTCCTACGACACGCAGGTCTCCACTTACCAGCACTGGGTCAACGTCAACGGCAAGGCCGGCGCCGACGAAGTCTCGGCCCGCCCGGGCTACTCGGAACACCAGACCGGCCTGGCCCTGGACATCGGGGACAGCAGCGGTGCCTGCAACCTCAGCGCCTGTTTCGCGGACACCGCCGCCGGCAGCTGGGCCGCGCAGAACGCCCACCGCTTCGGTTTCGTGGTCCGCTACCAGCCCGGGCAGCAAGACGTTACGGGATATTCGCCCGAGCCGTGGCACCTGCGTTTTATCGGCAAAGCCGACGCGGCCGACATGTACAACAGCGGCGCGAAGGCGCTGGAAACCTATTACGGATTGCCCGCTGCACCTGATTATCTTTGA
- a CDS encoding inositol-3-phosphate synthase — MAENPIRVAIVGVGNCAASLVQGVQYYRDADPDSTIPGLMHVQFGKYHVNDVEFVAAFDVDSKKVGLDLADAIGASENNTIKIADVPATGVTVQRGHTLDGLGKYYRETIVEAPDEPVDIVAELRAAKVDVMVCYLPVGSEAAAKFYAQCAIDAGVGFVNALPVFIAGTKEWADKFTAAGVPIVGDDIKSQIGATITHRVMAKLFEDRGVTLDRTYQLNVGGNMDFKNMLERDRLESKKISKTQAVTSNVEAELHADDVHIGPSDYVAWLDDRKWAFVRLEGRNFGDAPVSLEYKLEVWDSPNSAGVIIDAVRAAKIALDRGVGGPILSASSYFMKSPPEQYNDDIARDKVEAFIRGDIER, encoded by the coding sequence GTGGCAGAGAACCCCATCAGGGTCGCGATCGTTGGCGTTGGTAACTGTGCGGCCTCGCTGGTGCAGGGCGTCCAGTACTACCGGGACGCGGATCCGGATTCGACCATTCCCGGCCTGATGCATGTGCAGTTCGGCAAGTACCACGTGAACGACGTCGAGTTCGTTGCCGCGTTTGATGTGGACAGCAAGAAGGTCGGGCTGGACCTGGCGGACGCCATCGGTGCCAGCGAGAACAACACGATCAAGATCGCCGATGTCCCGGCCACGGGCGTGACGGTGCAGCGCGGCCACACCCTGGACGGGCTGGGCAAGTACTACCGCGAAACCATCGTCGAGGCCCCGGACGAGCCGGTGGACATCGTGGCGGAGCTGCGCGCGGCGAAGGTCGATGTCATGGTCTGCTACCTGCCGGTCGGTTCCGAGGCCGCGGCGAAGTTCTATGCGCAGTGCGCGATCGACGCCGGCGTGGGCTTCGTCAACGCGCTGCCGGTGTTCATTGCGGGGACCAAGGAGTGGGCGGATAAGTTCACCGCTGCCGGTGTCCCGATTGTCGGCGATGACATCAAGAGCCAGATCGGTGCGACCATCACGCACCGGGTGATGGCGAAGCTGTTCGAGGACCGCGGCGTGACCCTGGATAGGACGTACCAGCTGAACGTCGGCGGGAACATGGACTTCAAGAACATGTTGGAGCGGGACCGGCTGGAGTCGAAGAAGATCTCCAAGACCCAGGCCGTGACCTCCAACGTCGAGGCCGAGCTGCACGCGGACGATGTGCATATCGGCCCGTCCGACTATGTGGCGTGGCTCGATGACCGCAAGTGGGCGTTCGTCCGCTTGGAGGGCCGGAACTTCGGCGACGCCCCGGTGTCGCTGGAGTACAAGCTGGAGGTCTGGGACTCCCCGAACTCCGCCGGCGTGATCATCGACGCGGTGCGCGCGGCGAAGATCGCCCTGGACCGCGGGGTGGGCGGCCCGATCCTCTCGGCGTCGAGCTATTTCATGAAGTCCCCGCCGGAGCAGTACAACGACGACATCGCCCGCGACAAGGTCGAAGCCTTCATCCGCGGCGACATCGAGCGCTAA
- the glmM gene encoding phosphoglucosamine mutase translates to MSRLFGTDGVRGLANGLITAELAMEVSQAAAVVLGHRQVQDGKRPTAVVARDPRASGEFISAAVSAGLASAGVDVYDAGVLPTPAAAYLVADLGADFGVMISASHNPAPDNGIKFFARGGHKLPDEVEDAIEAEMKNPRHRPTGAEVGRIQRFADAEDRYIVHLLQTLPARLDGLKVVLDCAHGAASGCSPQVFSDAGAEIVVIGAEPDGLNINDGVGSTHLEELQKAVLAHGANLGIAHDGDADRCLAVDENGTVIDGDQIMTILALAMKDSGRLKDNVLVATVMSNLGMKLALQEAGIRIEETAVGDRYVLESMRAHGYSLGGEQSGHVIFSDYATTGDGVLTGLQIAAQVAKTGKPLSELAKAMNHLPQVLINVKDVDKAAVKTNAELQAAIAAASAVLGETGRVLLRPSGTEPVVRVMVEAADMSTAQSTADQLAAAVKQHLGLQQPVAAD, encoded by the coding sequence GTGTCTAGATTATTTGGTACCGACGGTGTCCGTGGATTGGCCAACGGACTGATCACTGCAGAACTGGCGATGGAAGTTTCCCAGGCCGCTGCGGTAGTCCTTGGCCACCGGCAGGTTCAAGACGGAAAGCGGCCCACCGCCGTCGTCGCACGGGATCCCCGTGCCAGCGGCGAGTTCATCAGCGCTGCCGTGTCCGCAGGGCTCGCCAGTGCCGGCGTGGATGTTTACGACGCCGGCGTGCTGCCCACCCCTGCTGCCGCCTACCTGGTCGCGGACCTGGGCGCGGACTTCGGCGTGATGATCTCCGCCTCCCACAACCCGGCGCCGGATAACGGCATCAAGTTCTTCGCCCGCGGCGGCCACAAGCTGCCGGACGAGGTCGAGGACGCCATCGAGGCCGAGATGAAGAACCCCCGCCACCGGCCCACGGGCGCCGAGGTCGGGCGCATCCAGCGTTTCGCCGATGCCGAGGACCGCTACATCGTCCACCTGCTGCAGACCCTCCCGGCGCGCCTGGACGGCCTCAAAGTCGTTCTGGACTGTGCGCACGGTGCGGCCAGCGGCTGCTCCCCGCAGGTCTTCTCCGACGCCGGTGCCGAGATCGTGGTCATCGGCGCCGAGCCCGATGGCCTGAATATTAACGACGGCGTGGGCTCCACCCACCTGGAGGAGCTGCAGAAAGCCGTGCTGGCCCACGGCGCGAACCTCGGCATCGCGCACGACGGCGACGCGGACCGATGCCTGGCGGTGGATGAGAACGGCACCGTGATCGACGGTGACCAGATCATGACCATCCTGGCCCTCGCCATGAAGGACTCCGGCCGGCTCAAGGACAATGTCCTGGTGGCCACGGTGATGAGCAACCTGGGCATGAAGCTGGCCCTGCAGGAAGCCGGCATCAGGATCGAAGAGACCGCGGTGGGGGACCGCTACGTGCTCGAAAGCATGCGCGCCCACGGCTACTCCCTGGGCGGCGAGCAGTCCGGCCACGTGATCTTCTCCGACTACGCCACCACCGGCGACGGCGTCCTCACCGGCCTGCAGATCGCTGCCCAGGTCGCCAAGACCGGCAAACCGCTCTCGGAACTGGCCAAGGCCATGAACCACCTGCCGCAGGTGCTGATCAATGTCAAGGACGTGGACAAGGCCGCAGTGAAGACCAACGCCGAACTGCAGGCCGCTATCGCCGCCGCCAGCGCAGTGCTGGGCGAAACCGGCCGGGTGCTGCTGCGCCCGTCGGGGACCGAGCCCGTAGTCCGCGTGATGGTCGAGGCAGCCGACATGTCCACCGCCCAATCCACCGCAGACCAGCTCGCAGCAGCGGTCAAGCAGCACCTCGGACTGCAGCAGCCGGTCGCCGCGGACTAG
- the rplM gene encoding 50S ribosomal protein L13, with protein MRTYTPKPGDINRQWHVIDATDVVLGRLASQTATLLRGKHKPTFAPHMDMGDFVIIINAEKVALTGAKLEQKRAYRHSGYPGGLSSVNYAELLEKNPVRAVEKAIRGMLPKNSLAAQQLGKLKVYAGAEHPHAAQQPKTFEITQVAQ; from the coding sequence GTGCGTACGTACACCCCGAAGCCCGGCGATATCAACCGCCAGTGGCACGTCATTGACGCCACCGACGTTGTCCTGGGTCGTCTTGCCAGCCAGACCGCAACACTGCTGCGCGGAAAGCACAAGCCGACCTTTGCTCCGCATATGGACATGGGCGATTTCGTCATCATCATCAACGCTGAGAAGGTTGCCCTGACCGGCGCCAAGCTCGAACAGAAGCGTGCCTACCGCCACTCCGGTTACCCGGGTGGCCTGTCCTCCGTCAACTACGCCGAACTGCTGGAGAAGAACCCGGTTCGCGCAGTCGAGAAGGCAATCCGCGGCATGCTGCCCAAGAACTCCCTGGCTGCCCAGCAGCTGGGCAAGTTGAAGGTCTACGCAGGTGCCGAGCACCCGCACGCTGCCCAGCAGCCGAAGACCTTCGAAATCACCCAGGTCGCCCAGTAG
- the mscL gene encoding large conductance mechanosensitive channel protein MscL, whose amino-acid sequence MLQGFKEFIMKGNVIDLAVAVVIGTAFAAVVNALVNNVLMPFIAGLVGSPNFDSFAAWDFNGNLVQFGVLLTAIVNFLLVAAAIYFVVVVPMNHMIERRNRRLGITPVAEEADPQVVLLTEIRDSLRSRQ is encoded by the coding sequence ATGTTACAAGGATTCAAGGAATTCATCATGAAGGGCAACGTCATTGACCTTGCCGTCGCTGTGGTCATCGGCACCGCTTTTGCCGCCGTGGTCAACGCTCTTGTTAACAACGTCCTGATGCCGTTCATCGCCGGACTTGTTGGCTCCCCCAATTTCGACAGCTTCGCTGCCTGGGACTTCAACGGCAACCTGGTCCAGTTCGGCGTTCTGCTGACCGCCATCGTCAACTTCCTGCTCGTAGCCGCCGCCATCTACTTCGTCGTCGTCGTTCCCATGAACCACATGATTGAACGCCGCAACCGCCGCCTGGGCATCACCCCGGTAGCAGAAGAAGCCGACCCGCAGGTCGTGCTGCTGACCGAAATCCGCGATTCCCTGCGCAGCCGGCAGTAA
- the rpsI gene encoding 30S ribosomal protein S9: protein MAQNTEELNNAGENLTSYTSESSSEATQAVAKERPALTVSGSAVGRRKEAVARVRIVPGSGNWTINGRELANYFPNKLHQQEVNDPFKLLDLDGAYDVVARINGGGPSGQAGALRLGIARALNEVDRENNRPALKKAGFLTRDARIIERKKAGLKKARKAPQYSKR from the coding sequence GTGGCTCAGAATACTGAAGAGCTGAACAACGCTGGCGAGAACCTCACCAGCTACACCTCGGAAAGCAGCTCCGAAGCAACGCAGGCCGTTGCCAAGGAACGCCCGGCCCTGACCGTTTCCGGTTCCGCTGTTGGCCGCCGCAAGGAAGCTGTTGCCCGCGTGCGCATCGTTCCGGGTTCCGGCAACTGGACCATCAACGGCCGCGAACTGGCCAACTACTTCCCGAACAAGCTGCACCAGCAGGAAGTCAACGATCCGTTCAAGCTGCTTGATCTGGATGGCGCTTACGACGTCGTTGCACGCATCAATGGTGGCGGCCCCTCCGGCCAGGCCGGTGCGCTGCGCCTGGGCATCGCCCGTGCGCTGAACGAGGTTGACCGCGAGAACAACCGTCCGGCCCTGAAGAAGGCCGGCTTCTTGACCCGCGACGCCCGTATCATCGAGCGTAAGAAGGCTGGTCTGAAGAAGGCCCGTAAGGCACCGCAGTACTCGAAGCGCTAA